In the genome of Arachis stenosperma cultivar V10309 chromosome 6, arast.V10309.gnm1.PFL2, whole genome shotgun sequence, the window gaaaagcgagtccaaataCTATGTGTGGGATGATCCATACCTTTGGAGATGTGATGCGGATCAAGTAATTTGGAGGTGCATCCCACAAACCAAATTCCAATCAATCTTGGAAGCTTGCCACTCCTCCGAGGGAGGTGGTCATTATGGACCCCAAAGGACGGCAAGAAAAATCCTAGATTGTGGATTTTGGTGGCTAACTCTTTTTAAGGATTCCGCTCTcttttgtaaatcttgttctCAATGTCTTAGATTTGTTAATATCTCCAAGAAGGATGAAATTTCCCAacaaaccatgctattttatgaaatttttgatttgtggggcattgacttcatggggccattcccaaaCTCTAATGGCTTTCTCTACATCCTACTTTCTGTTGATTATGTGTCCAAATGGATGGAAGCGATACCCACCTGGACGGACGATGCTAATGTAGTCCTTTCTTTTGTGAGGAATAATATAATTTGTCACTTTGggtcaccacgagcaatcgtgagtgaCCAATGTTCACATTtttgcaacaaaagaatggatGGACTCATGAAGAAATACGGCATCATACATAAAGTAGCCATGGCCTATCACCCACAACCGACAGCCAAGGCGAGGTCTCCAATCGGGAGATAAAGTGCATCTTGGAAAGGATTGTGAAGCCTAATAGAAAAGATTGTAGTACCAAGCTTCCCGACGCACTTTGAGCCTACTGAACGGCATACAAGACGCCAATTGGCATGAGCCCCTTTCGATTGGTATATGGCAAAGCTTGCCACTTACCGGTGGAGGTAAAGCATAAAGCGTATTGGGCCATCAAGGAGTGCAACTCAAGTTTGGGAAAGGCCGGAATTGATAGGAAGCTAAAATTAGTGGAATTGGAGTGTTTGATGTTAGAAGCCTATGAGAACTCTAGACTTTACAAGGAGAAGATGAAAGCCGTGCATGACAAGAAcataagaggaagagaatttgGAGCCGGCGACCTAGTCATTCTCTACAATTCAAGATTAAGATTTTTGCCCGGAAAACTAAGGTCAAGATGGGAAGGACCCTATCGGGTAGAGAAGGCAGAACCTTACGGAGTCTATCATTTGCGCCAACCATCAAGTTCCGACATCTTCAAGGTTAATGGGCATCGGCTAAAGTTGTATCATGGTAAAAAGTTGACAAGAAACAAGGAGCTTGAGatattccttttggaagatGCACCTCATGACAAAGAGAATTGAGCTAGtgaaagtccaacttaaggacattAAACAAAAGTgataggtgggagacaccccaccatggtgaGATCTACTTTTTTCTTATCCTTCTTGTATATAATTCTTGAACTCTTTAATGATTTGTGAATACTTAGCTATAGAATTGTTTGGATAGATTTGATTTTTGTTGCTTTAGATAAGTTGTTCATGAAGATTTGCATTGATTTTGAGTAGGTGGATTGATTGTGTGGTAGAAAACACCCCATTTTTAGATATTGCATGATATTTTGGGTGTTTTTGCCCCACTTTAGCTTGCTTGCCTGCTGAATTTGTGATAATAATGCACTTCTTCATGTctaaaaaaaaggggggaggGGGAATCGACGCCTGCGCGTGCtagacgcgtccgcgtggatggcCTCGCAACCCCTGGTACAAAATTCCAGAGTTATACGAGAATTAAGCCAGCATTGAGCCCCAAGCCTAACACCATTCGCGCGTGcacgcacctggcgcgtacgcgtccataaCTCTGCATAAGCattccacgcgtccgcgtcgatcgCGCCACTCGCAGTCCTGGTACAACTTTCCCGAGAGTTGCACAACTATTGTGCCAACGCTGTGCTAGTGGCATAACCCCACTGACTCTCAGGCATACATGCCGTGTACGCGTCCCTTTGCATCATGCCAATCCGCGCATGGGCGCattgtacgcgtacgcgtcaatccCTCTGCTGCCCACTCCTGGTACCAAATCCAGAGAGTTGCACGAGTTTTGCGCTCGCATTACGCCCCTAGCATAACTAGACTTACGCATGTGCGCACCTTGTGCGTGCGCGCACCTTGTGCGTTCGCGTCCACCCTTCATCTGTtacccacgcgcacgcgtggaagaCGCTTCCGCGTCCTTGCTATTTGTTcccatccacgcgcacgcgtggtgggcgcgtgcgcgtcgatccTACGACGTAGAAACATCATAGCTCgcctattttcaaattctccatCCCTCTTCTCTTATTTCCATCTTCATCCTCTCATCTCACATTCTCTACCACTTCAACCACCATTATTCCCCTTCTCCACCCTCTCTTCGGCGGCACTGCCCTCTGGCAACCACCACTTCTGGCGGTCCCAAACTCTCCTATCTCTTCCCTTTTTCCACCTTTCTTCCCCTATTCTCTTACTCACATTCCTCATTTCTATCTTCTCCCTCCTAAGGTACTCTTACCTTTCCTTTTTCTTGCTTCtacttctttctctttcttccttTAGTTACACTTTCCTACTTTTTTTCTCAGTTATTTTCTTATTCATGCTTACttgtttgtttgcttttctttccttttactATTTTTCATGGGTGTTGTgggtagagacttctcttgcaTTAGTAGGTTCAATTGTTATATTTGATTTCCTTGCAATATGTGGTGCTCTATGATGATTGGTGTTACTTTGTGGGATGCTACTTTGTTCCATTTCCTCCATTTGTATGCCACTTAAGGGTTGCAcgccaagtgtttgatgaaaagCACATATGAGCCTCTCTTTCAAATTTGACTTAATGCTTTTCCCTTAGTGTTCTTTCTCACTCACTTGTCTATTCCTATGTGCATTGAGCTTATTACTCTTCATGTCTCATATTCACGTGCTCAACCCTTATGACTTGCTTCTTGTTATAGATGTTTGAGTATATGCCTCTCATGCCTCTTATTTGCATGCTTATATCGCTCTTGTATCCCATGCTAGTGACTAGCCATTGTGCCCGTTGTTGTTTTAGTTACATGTTGTAGCTGTCATGTACCTAAGACACTCATTCTCTTATGGCCTCCCTCTTTACTTGCATGACTACCATTTATGAGTGCTTCTTTGGGTTTAATGTCTCTTCCTTTCCAACTTTTACAAGATGGTCTTTAAGAAGGATAAAGGAAAGGTGCCGAAGAAAATGGTCACTACGAAGGCACCTTAAGGGTCTACCAATAGAGCTAAGCCTCTCCTCAAGAAAGCATGAAGGATCGCTAACATTGATGCATTAGAGAAGGATAACCCTCCGAGGGACCCGACCAAGTTTCCCAACCGGTACTGCGAGCTTGTCTACCCCATGATAATTGAGAGAAACTATCGCGCAGAGCCTCTTCTTGTCCTTCTGGCTCATGTTGTTCCAATCATGATACCCCGCATCGAGCGGAGGCAATGGGGGGTTTATGATGAGACAACCGAGGGAGGTAAACCTATCCTGGGTGGTGGAGTTTtactccaactaccactcaccTTCTCTTGCATCGGTCTTTGTGCATCGGAAGCAAGTTTCGATCATAGAGGAAGTTATTCAAGGAGTGCTTAGGACTGGGCCATTAGCGGATGGGATTGATGCCTACCAAGAGATCTTATCGACACATTGCGAGTATGGTTTTGATTGGGGTGCCATTCTCCGGTCATCGCCATACCTGAAGCAATTTGGATTCGAGGGAGGATGCGACCCCGACCTAAGGGTATTGATGCACGATATCTCACTGTGGAGGCTCAGGCATGGGCCCAAATCTTAGCCCATTATGTGCTCCCTAGCACACACAGGTCATCTATCACCGACGAGCTAGCTTTATTGGTTTGGTGCATCCTTACCGAGAAGCCGATCAACATCCCAGCTATCATTCGTCAAGCCATGGGATGTATCCATACCAAAGGAAACTTATCCTTCCCCACTTTAGTAACGGAGTTAGTTGCCGCGGCCGGTGTTTCTTGAGAAACAAGGGATCGGAAGGCCATGATCCCGGTTGATGGTAGTGTTGTTCTGATCGGGAAATATCTCAAGCCTCCAGTGGACACCGGCAGCCTTGACATAGCTATTCCCACGAGCGTCTCCACTGCTTCATCCGCACCACCAAGATCATCCCACCAACGCATTGAGGATCTTCACAATAAGATAGATCGGTATGAATAGCGAAACCAACACCGGTATGCTTATGTGAAGAAGCTTTTAAGTGTTGtcaccccacctatggaggaaccaGATATCTCCACATCTACCGCAACCTCAAGTGAAGATAGCGATGATGAGGAAGATGATGGACTATCCGGAGCCGGTCGCCCATTGCGCATCACTCATTGCACAGAGAACCGTGCTaggttttaagtgtggggaggtcggtcgaCCGATCTCCATAGGTAACACCCGAATAAACTTTGAATCTTGTTTGTTAATTAGGATAGATTGCGTGATTAGGTTTTGCTTTTTGACACCGTTTGCATGTTAGTGATCTCTTGTTAGGTCCACTTGGTTAGAGTAatgatttctttttcaaagtgcTAAAATTTTTTGGGCAACCCTaccaattttgaaaattttttatgctaAGCTTGTTTGAAGAATGTAATTTGGAACATggattttgagttaagaacacaagcaagtgagttttgagcctaattgcaTGGCCACATCTTATAGCCACCtatcttccttcttgtgtgaattgttctctctctatgattgtgatccttaatttgtttgactctatatgtccattgttgTATGTGTGAATGCATGTATATGATTGGGGCCATCATTTCACCTAGCCACTTACCCAAACGGCATTACCCTGTAACAACCTTTGTGACCAACTTTGAGCCTGCGCTAACCTACTTACAAGCCAAAAGCGGAAAACCATGAATGTCcttatttgaatctttgattagtttaggctagtgtgtgtgtgtgtatgttATTCAAGTGTGGGGAAATGCAcgaggggggggggggagggggGCATTGGTTGAGGTAAGAGCATGTTGTTGTTTGTGTTAAAAATATTGGAAAGTGGATACGTACTCATGAGTTGACTAAAAATGTAGATCGTATGCATTgataagaaaaacaaaagaaaaaaaaacaaaaagaaaaagaaaaaaagaatgaataatgagaaaaaaaacatagaagaaaaagaaaaaaaagagaagagaaaaaaaagaacgGAAAAGGGGATAAACTGCCCCAAATTAAGACTCAATAacaatcaatgcatatgtgcaGTGATCAAGAgtgaatgcatgagtatgtgaaaaagtgaggaatgggtagttaggttagtacataattgtataggatgttatataggttaggtgggaagcttaggttaatcaaagaacTCAAATTTTAgttcacttaaccaaatatatATAACCccaccttgaccctagccccattacaacctaaagaaaga includes:
- the LOC130934290 gene encoding uncharacterized protein LOC130934290 — protein: MSPFRLVYGKACHLPVEVKHKAYWAIKECNSSLGKAGIDRKLKLVELECLMLEAYENSRLYKEKMKAVHDKNIRGREFGAGDLVILYNSRLRFLPGKLRSRWEGPYRVEKAEPYGVYHLRQPSSSDIFKVNGHRLKLYHGKKLTRNKELEIFLLEDAPHDKEN